Proteins from one Bacteriovorax sp. BAL6_X genomic window:
- a CDS encoding aldo/keto reductase — translation MKFNQLGNTDIKVSEICLGTMTWGEQNTIEEAHEQLDLALEYGVNFIDTAEMYPVPGQQHTYTKTEQFIGKWNKMQTHRDKFVLASKVAGPGSMDSYIRNSDIRKSAFSKSDIKTACEASLKRLNTEYLDLYQIHWPSRVTNFFGRLNYEHITPEIEVSFNERVEALNELIKEGKILHWGLSNESPWGVMKYLEAAKETNTPRPVSIQNPYSLLNRSFEVGLSEMAIREKIGLLAYSPLAFGALSGKYLDGKRPANSRLTEYGEYFTRYSSEHAQNAIRAYVELANDVGLSPATLALAFVNKREFNTSNIIGATTMEQLRENLATSEVTLDSDTLNRIEEIHKVFTIPCP, via the coding sequence ATGAAATTTAATCAACTGGGAAATACAGATATAAAAGTAAGTGAAATTTGTCTTGGGACAATGACATGGGGTGAGCAAAATACGATTGAAGAAGCTCATGAACAACTTGATCTAGCACTTGAATACGGTGTTAACTTTATTGATACAGCAGAAATGTATCCAGTCCCTGGTCAACAACATACATACACGAAAACGGAACAGTTCATTGGAAAATGGAATAAAATGCAAACTCACAGAGACAAGTTTGTTCTCGCCTCAAAAGTTGCAGGCCCTGGATCAATGGATAGCTATATTAGAAATAGTGACATTAGAAAGAGTGCCTTTTCAAAAAGTGATATTAAAACAGCTTGTGAAGCTTCTCTTAAAAGGCTTAACACTGAATACTTAGACCTATACCAAATTCACTGGCCATCGCGTGTGACAAATTTCTTTGGGCGTCTAAATTACGAGCATATCACTCCTGAAATTGAAGTCAGCTTTAATGAAAGAGTCGAAGCCTTAAATGAACTAATAAAAGAAGGAAAGATTCTACACTGGGGACTATCAAATGAATCACCTTGGGGAGTCATGAAATATCTTGAAGCGGCCAAGGAAACAAATACACCGCGTCCTGTTTCAATTCAAAACCCATACTCACTACTTAATCGATCATTTGAAGTAGGACTTTCAGAAATGGCCATCCGTGAAAAAATAGGACTACTTGCCTATTCTCCACTTGCCTTTGGGGCACTCTCTGGAAAATACCTTGATGGAAAAAGACCAGCAAACTCTCGCCTAACTGAATATGGTGAATACTTCACACGCTACTCATCAGAACATGCGCAGAATGCGATTAGAGCATATGTTGAACTTGCTAATGATGTTGGGCTTTCTCCAGCAACTCTTGCTCTTGCCTTTGTAAACAAGCGTGAATTTAATACTTCAAATATTATCGGTGCAACGACGATGGAGCAGTTAAGAGAAAACCTTGCCACAAGTGAAGTGACTCTTGATAGTGATACTCTTAATCGTATCGAAGAAATACACAAGGTATTTACTATACCTTGTCCATAG
- a CDS encoding TolC family protein, translating into MKKIILVILGMHFSFMALGSGEVREHKRNRHIHGAHKECSLPKSTQDIINCALSFHPSVKRQEGKVSSAALLEDKAGQYPNPKISARYVQGDNNGEKTSELETNLTFTIQLGGKNSAKTGTAKAYHLQAQASAEAIKSQIKMNTILNLYRLRQVVDEKRVLAETLMAFEKVIGQLKKLPRLAAEQEASLTLFEIAFEEAKVNESELFEEERKLEHFFHIATGHSFKEIYPYLPRAVKSWPKVSDEGTGKDSPELKKLKSLSQLATVKLNDQKAQAWPDLQIGPSFSVDKDGSEEVKKLGVNLQIPIPLFQVNGGGKAHARSELLRSQRNIKLTRAEENHERYEQLQVYESSTRILSKTLKQDVIEKKHKRIERLYQRGVVSSSTFLDSLKQKDSYLKSRNHRELTAVKALWNIYMYDGKIFEVSL; encoded by the coding sequence ATGAAAAAGATCATACTAGTAATTCTTGGTATGCACTTTTCCTTTATGGCCTTAGGCTCTGGCGAAGTTCGAGAACATAAAAGAAATCGCCATATCCATGGTGCCCACAAGGAATGTTCATTACCTAAGAGTACACAAGACATTATAAATTGTGCGTTAAGCTTTCATCCTAGTGTGAAACGACAAGAAGGGAAAGTTTCATCAGCGGCCTTACTCGAAGACAAGGCTGGCCAATATCCTAATCCGAAAATATCAGCTAGATATGTACAAGGTGATAATAATGGCGAGAAGACATCAGAGCTTGAAACTAATCTAACTTTCACAATTCAGTTAGGTGGTAAAAATAGTGCTAAAACAGGGACCGCAAAGGCATATCATCTGCAGGCCCAGGCAAGTGCCGAGGCCATAAAGTCTCAAATAAAAATGAATACAATTTTAAATCTTTATCGACTTCGTCAAGTTGTTGATGAAAAGCGAGTGTTAGCGGAAACATTAATGGCATTTGAAAAAGTGATAGGACAATTGAAAAAACTGCCACGTTTGGCGGCCGAACAAGAAGCTTCTTTAACACTTTTTGAAATTGCATTTGAAGAAGCAAAGGTTAATGAGTCTGAGCTATTTGAAGAAGAGAGAAAACTCGAACACTTCTTTCACATAGCAACAGGACATTCTTTTAAAGAGATTTACCCTTATTTGCCAAGAGCTGTTAAGTCTTGGCCTAAAGTTTCTGACGAAGGCACTGGTAAAGATTCTCCTGAACTGAAAAAATTAAAGTCTCTTTCTCAACTTGCTACTGTTAAGTTAAATGATCAAAAGGCGCAAGCATGGCCAGATTTACAAATTGGGCCATCTTTTAGTGTTGATAAAGATGGGAGTGAGGAAGTAAAGAAATTAGGAGTTAATCTGCAAATTCCGATTCCTCTTTTCCAGGTCAATGGAGGTGGAAAGGCCCACGCACGAAGTGAGCTTTTACGTTCCCAAAGAAATATTAAGTTAACAAGGGCCGAAGAAAATCACGAACGTTATGAACAATTGCAAGTCTATGAAAGTTCTACTCGGATTTTATCAAAAACTCTAAAACAGGATGTGATTGAAAAGAAGCATAAGCGTATCGAAAGGCTTTACCAAAGGGGAGTCGTTTCAAGTTCAACCTTCTTGGATTCACTCAAACAAAAAGATAGTTATTTAAAAAGTCGTAATCATAGAGAGTTAACCGCAGTTAAAGCGCTATGGAATATCTATATGTATGACGGAAAAATTTTTGAGGTAAGTTTATGA
- a CDS encoding efflux RND transporter permease subunit: MISKIVRFSINNRWVVILLTFLIGFAGWESFKHLPIDAVPDITNIQVQINTQVSGRGPDEIERTVTYPLETAMNGVPGVTQVRSITRYGLSQVTVVFAEGTDIYKARQLVSERLQAISGQLPSFVEPVLGPVSTGLGEIFHYVIEADDFAQGDERLKQLTEIRAIQDWYVKPRLLTVKGIAEVNTIGGYERQYHISPDPALMAKYGLHFDDIENAIASVNKNAGGGYVEQTADQFIVQASALFESLDDIKDVPVKRLANLEVVTISDIAEVGFGKELRTGAALHNGREVVLGTVLMLLGENSRDVSLRVSEQIEKIKKGLPEGYHIETLYNRSSLVNATLDTIKHNLLTGAALVIVILFLLVGNLRAALITAIVIPISLLITFILMRKYGISGNLVSLGALDFGIIVDGAVIVLDNCVRHIQERSKGLGRKLTSHEIKDTIHTATMEIRKSAGFGELIIVVVFLPVFAFVGIEGKMFIPMASTFIFALLAALALSFTFVPALGSLLLQGDVRDKEPLLMRWLERVYSPVLNYSLKARKLVFTFAIAAVICGSYFFSRLGGEFLPTLNEGSIAVQMIRPVSVGINHSVALEERSQNIIKNIPEVAHVFSRIGTAEISMDPMGPNISDSYIMLKPESKRPKEEIVADIVKQLEATTPGQRILVSQPIQLRFNELMEGTRSDVSLKVFGEDQEVLTAEAEKIAAVIQSIEGAGDVELEAKGKMTVLDIRPKYKVLKGLGLSSSEVLETVGIAIGGEQVGIFYEGMKRFPIIVRLSDYKRQSIEEIKQLPVGLTGGSTIPLEDVAEINFKDHYSSYSREETKRRIAVLINPRGRDTESFVKEAQKAVEEKIKLPPGYYMEWGGNFKNLNEAKSRLAILGPLALVFVLIMIYAAFRNVFETVLIFLCVPFALVGGVIALIVKGIPFSVSAGVGFIALSGIAVLNGVVLVNNFNNLREKGMTGVEVIKSGALLRLRPVMMTALTDILGFLPMAIASGLGAEVQRPLATVIIGGIISSTILTLIVIPVFYSSLEKWILKFNQENI, translated from the coding sequence ATGATTTCTAAAATTGTTAGATTCTCTATTAATAATAGATGGGTTGTCATTTTATTAACTTTTCTTATTGGGTTTGCCGGTTGGGAGAGTTTTAAGCATCTACCTATTGATGCGGTACCAGATATTACAAATATTCAGGTACAAATTAATACACAAGTTTCTGGCCGTGGCCCAGACGAAATAGAAAGAACGGTTACATATCCGTTGGAGACGGCCATGAATGGTGTCCCTGGTGTAACACAAGTTCGCTCAATAACTCGTTATGGTCTTTCTCAAGTTACTGTTGTCTTTGCTGAAGGAACTGATATTTATAAAGCTAGGCAACTTGTTTCAGAAAGGTTACAGGCAATATCAGGCCAGCTTCCTAGCTTTGTAGAGCCTGTACTTGGGCCAGTTAGTACGGGCCTTGGTGAAATTTTTCACTATGTTATCGAGGCCGACGATTTTGCCCAAGGTGATGAGCGACTTAAGCAATTAACTGAAATTCGTGCGATCCAAGATTGGTATGTGAAACCTAGACTTCTGACAGTTAAAGGCATTGCTGAAGTTAATACAATCGGAGGATATGAGAGACAGTATCATATCAGTCCAGATCCTGCTCTAATGGCAAAGTATGGGCTTCACTTTGATGATATTGAAAATGCGATTGCTAGTGTTAATAAGAATGCTGGAGGGGGCTATGTTGAACAAACTGCAGATCAATTTATTGTTCAAGCGTCGGCCCTTTTTGAATCTCTTGATGATATTAAAGATGTTCCTGTTAAGAGATTAGCAAATCTAGAAGTCGTTACTATAAGTGATATCGCTGAAGTTGGGTTTGGTAAGGAACTTCGAACTGGAGCGGCACTTCATAATGGACGTGAAGTCGTTCTAGGTACTGTTCTTATGCTCTTAGGTGAGAACTCAAGGGATGTAAGTCTACGCGTTTCTGAGCAAATTGAAAAAATAAAGAAGGGACTTCCTGAAGGCTATCACATTGAAACGTTATATAATCGCTCCAGCCTTGTTAATGCGACTCTCGATACGATTAAACACAACCTTTTAACGGGAGCAGCTCTCGTTATTGTTATTTTATTTCTCTTAGTAGGAAATTTAAGGGCCGCACTTATTACTGCTATCGTAATTCCAATTTCTCTTCTCATTACATTTATACTTATGAGGAAATATGGAATTTCTGGGAATCTCGTTAGTCTTGGTGCACTCGATTTCGGTATTATAGTTGATGGCGCTGTTATTGTTTTAGATAATTGTGTAAGGCATATACAAGAGCGCTCTAAAGGACTTGGGCGTAAACTTACCTCACATGAAATCAAAGATACTATTCATACGGCCACAATGGAGATAAGAAAATCTGCAGGTTTTGGTGAATTAATTATTGTTGTTGTTTTCTTGCCAGTCTTTGCCTTTGTGGGCATTGAAGGTAAGATGTTTATTCCAATGGCATCTACTTTTATATTTGCTCTGCTTGCTGCTTTAGCTCTTTCTTTTACATTTGTACCAGCTCTGGGATCACTTCTTTTACAAGGTGATGTAAGAGATAAAGAACCACTTCTTATGAGATGGTTAGAAAGAGTTTATTCACCAGTTTTAAACTATTCTCTAAAGGCTCGAAAGCTTGTCTTTACTTTTGCTATTGCTGCTGTCATTTGTGGGAGTTACTTCTTTAGCCGTCTTGGAGGAGAGTTCTTGCCAACTCTTAATGAAGGCTCCATTGCCGTTCAAATGATTAGACCTGTATCGGTTGGTATAAATCATTCTGTAGCACTAGAGGAGAGGTCGCAAAATATTATCAAGAATATACCTGAAGTTGCTCATGTATTTAGTCGTATTGGAACGGCCGAAATTTCAATGGATCCAATGGGACCAAATATTTCAGATAGCTATATTATGCTTAAGCCTGAATCCAAAAGGCCTAAGGAAGAGATCGTGGCCGATATCGTAAAGCAACTTGAGGCAACAACTCCAGGACAAAGAATCCTTGTCAGCCAACCTATTCAATTGCGCTTTAATGAACTTATGGAGGGAACTCGCTCTGATGTATCTTTAAAAGTGTTTGGAGAAGATCAAGAAGTTCTAACAGCAGAAGCTGAAAAAATTGCAGCTGTTATTCAGTCGATTGAAGGTGCGGGAGATGTTGAACTCGAGGCCAAGGGAAAAATGACTGTTCTTGACATAAGACCAAAGTATAAGGTCCTTAAAGGGCTAGGTCTTTCTAGCTCCGAAGTGCTTGAGACTGTTGGAATAGCAATAGGCGGTGAACAAGTTGGAATTTTTTATGAAGGTATGAAAAGGTTCCCAATTATTGTTCGATTAAGTGACTACAAAAGACAAAGCATTGAAGAAATTAAACAACTTCCCGTAGGACTTACTGGAGGCTCTACTATTCCTTTGGAAGATGTTGCAGAAATTAATTTTAAAGATCATTATAGTTCTTACAGCCGAGAAGAAACAAAGCGAAGAATTGCTGTTTTAATTAATCCACGTGGGCGAGATACTGAGTCGTTCGTTAAAGAAGCTCAAAAAGCTGTGGAAGAGAAAATTAAATTACCACCTGGTTATTATATGGAGTGGGGAGGTAATTTTAAGAATTTAAACGAAGCAAAGAGTCGATTGGCAATTCTTGGACCTTTGGCCTTAGTATTCGTTCTCATTATGATTTATGCAGCTTTTAGAAATGTTTTTGAAACAGTTCTAATCTTCTTATGTGTTCCTTTTGCCCTGGTTGGGGGAGTCATTGCATTGATCGTTAAGGGGATTCCGTTTAGTGTTTCTGCTGGTGTCGGATTTATTGCGCTTTCAGGTATTGCCGTTTTAAATGGAGTAGTACTTGTAAATAACTTTAATAACCTTAGAGAAAAGGGAATGACTGGTGTAGAGGTTATAAAATCTGGAGCACTCTTGAGGCTTCGCCCTGTTATGATGACGGCCTTAACTGATATCTTAGGATTTCTACCGATGGCCATTGCTTCTGGCCTAGGTGCTGAAGTTCAAAGGCCTCTTGCCACTGTTATTATCGGTGGAATCATTTCCTCAACCATTCTAACATTAATTGTTATACCTGTTTTTTATTCTAGTTTAGAAAAGTGGATTTTAAAATTTAACCAAGAAAATATTTAA
- a CDS encoding VC0807 family protein, giving the protein MSDTTETNNVKTNHEKNENPFINILCNVVIPSVILTKFSGPEKLGQVNALIIALGFPLLYGAWDFISKRKFNWIAAIGLVSVLLTGGIGLLELDRTWMIVKETAVPLVIGLFVLASQFTKKPLIRTLFEQIFDMEKIHLAFEARGLHDELKQKIHVAGFFFSSTFFLSAFLNYVLAVIVLKGAPGTVEFNESLGRMTALSFPVISVPTLIVTVIIIFTLVNYIKKQTQLPLEEMVKLQ; this is encoded by the coding sequence ATGTCAGATACAACTGAAACGAATAACGTTAAAACTAACCACGAAAAAAATGAAAATCCGTTCATCAACATTCTTTGTAATGTTGTGATTCCATCAGTGATACTCACTAAGTTCTCTGGGCCTGAAAAGCTAGGCCAAGTAAATGCTCTGATTATTGCTCTTGGCTTTCCACTTTTATATGGAGCGTGGGACTTTATCTCAAAACGAAAGTTTAACTGGATTGCGGCCATAGGTCTTGTCAGTGTACTTCTTACTGGTGGAATCGGATTGCTTGAACTGGATCGCACATGGATGATCGTTAAGGAAACTGCTGTTCCACTTGTGATTGGTCTCTTTGTACTAGCATCGCAATTTACAAAGAAGCCACTTATTAGAACTTTATTTGAGCAAATTTTTGATATGGAAAAAATCCATCTTGCCTTTGAAGCAAGAGGTTTACACGACGAGCTCAAACAAAAGATTCACGTCGCAGGATTCTTCTTCTCATCAACATTCTTTCTGTCTGCATTCCTAAATTATGTCCTAGCTGTCATCGTCCTTAAAGGAGCACCAGGAACGGTTGAATTTAATGAAAGCTTAGGAAGAATGACTGCACTAAGTTTTCCAGTTATCTCTGTTCCAACTTTAATTGTGACAGTGATTATTATTTTTACATTAGTTAATTACATCAAGAAACAAACGCAGCTTCCATTAGAAGAAATGGTTAAGCTACAATAA